GTAATTAatatgtataataataataattaaattattgtatttatagtATAGCTACTACTATTCTGTGTTAAtaataaaaactcaaaaaatatcttatataaATTTCTTATTTAAAAAGGCGTGCGACTGGTTCTATCTCTCTCGATGGTGCAGCGTAAGAGAACCACTCAGAATCCATTGCTCAGATCTTCTTCGATTGATAGGAATTCGATCACGTCTACACATGATAGAGTGGTGGTGGAAGATGAAGGGAGGATCGATCTCCCAGAGGAGGATTTTGCAGATACGGCTACTGAATTTTCAGAGGTTGGGGAGGTCCTTTCTCGGGCGGATTGTAACGGTTCCAAGCCTGGGAACCCTTCGGGGTCTAGGTTAGGGGCAAATGCATAGGAGGCGAAGGATTTCCAGGAATTGGCTAAGGAGAAGTGGGAAAACTTTCAGGAATCATTTGCTACTCATGGTGGTGCTCGACTCAATTTTGAGGAACCCTTGGTCAGAGATGGGAAATTAATAGCTCAAGTGGATAGGGAGGAGGTAGAAGTGGAAGCTTCTTTCTGGCAATCAACTATGGTATGTGTAGTTTTAGGTGCTAATCCCCCTTTAGCTGTGTTTGAAGGTTTCATTAATCGTCTTTGGGGTAAGCTAGGGATTGAGAGAATTGCTCGTATGAATGCCGGACACACTCTAGCCAAATTTAGGGATGAAGCAACTAGGGATATGGTGTTGGAATCTGGTGTGGTTCACTTTGACAGGAAACCGGTTTTACTGAGGCCTAGGTCGACAAATCTTGATAAGATGAGATTGGTAAAATCTGTGCCAGTTTGGATTAGATTGCCAGACCTGGGACTTCAATATTGGGGTCTGAAAAGTTTGAGTGCTTTGGTCAGCACTATTGGTAAACCTATGATGGTGGATAAGGTAACTAGGGAGAAATCTATGGTGAAATTTGCTAGAGTTCTTGTTGATGTTGAGATTTCAGATCAAGTTCCTCAATGCATAAAATTTATCATTGAACGTGGTCAATTGATGGAACAAGCTATAGAATATGAATGGCTTCCTACCCGTTGTTCGTGTTGTAAAAATCTAGGCCATACAGCTACTAGTTGTAGATTCTCTAAGGAGACTGTTTGGAAACCAAAACAGAAAGTTGGGGGTCCGTTCAATGAAAAGACAGAGGGTTCTTTTGAAAGGGGTGAAATAAGTGTAATGCCTGGTGTAAAGGAACAATCTAATGTGGGTGGTGGTAAGGCAGTGCAGCAGGATTTCAAAGGTGAGCCGCCAGCTGATATGGGTGATAGGCAAGGTGGGACATTACATAAGGATACTACAGAGGTGGTGTTGGGATCTTCTAAAGGTCAGGAGATGCATTGTTCTACACCTAAAAAAGTGGGAGGGACAAAGCATATTATTCCAACAGCCATGACATTGAAAGCTAACAAATATAGTCTCTTACAGGAGAACCGGACAGAAAGGTTGCAAAAGAGTATTACAGAGAATTTGGAAACCAATGGAAGGGTGTAATATTCTGAGTTGGAACATAAGAGGCTTGAATAATAGGAATAAGCAAAAGTCTTTAATTGATTTTTGTACTGTCAATAAAATAGGTCTGGGGGCTTTTCTTGAAACAAAACTGAAAAGGAATAAGATAGAGGAGATGATGAGCAATGTTTTTTTGGGTTGGAATTGGTATAGTGATATGGAAGTGGAGGGAAGAATATTGTTAGTATGGAAAGAGGATGTGGTTTCTCTTACAATTACTCAATCTCAAGACCAACTTATTAACTGTGAGGTGAAGATCAAGGGTGTCCGTCAAAAAttttgtttgtcttttgtttATGGTAGGAACACAATGGAGGAGAGGAAAGGCCTTTGGGCTCTTTTAACTAGTTCTCAACAGGTTGAGATGCCTTGGTTGGTGGTTGGGGACTTTAATGCAGTGTTTGAGTTTGATGACCGAATAGGGGGTAGACCGGTTACTGAATTGAAAGTGGAGGACAGTAGGCTTTGGAAGGCTAATGCATTGTTGTCTGAGATAAACCCGAAAGGCTCTCATTTCATCTGGTCTAACAAGCAAAGGGAGGGATCTAGAATTTTCTCTAAATTGGACAGATGTTTTGTCAATGAAAAGTGGATAGATTCTCTTCCTGATTCTGAAGTTTGAACTAATTGGGACACTATTTCTGATCATTGTTATTGCATTATCAAAACAGTTCAGTTCAAGATTTCAGGGGTTAGACCCTTTAGGTTTTTTAACATGTGGACTCAGCACAAGGATTTTAGGAATAAAGTTCTTAGTATTTGGTCTAAAAAGAGTAGTGGAACTGGTTTATTTTAGATAACTCAGAAATTAAGGAGGCTTAAACCTATGCTAGTTAAGTTTAATCAGAAGAAAATTGGTGATGTGCCAGTAGTATGCAACTGCTAAGGTGAATTATGAGAAGGCCCAACTGTTTTTACAGCATGCTCCTGAGTCGAGAGTTCTGCAGCAGGAAGAGCAGGAGGCTCATGATGATTTTGTTAGTAAGTCAAAAATGTATGAGAGCTTTCTtcgtcaaaagagaaaaattaaTTGGCTCCGTTTTGGAGATGAAAACACTGCTTATTTTCATGCTAGTCTTAAGCAGAGGAGGATTAGGAACCGCATTACTTATTTTTTGAACGAAGAGGGTGTAATGATAGATAATAATGAAGAAGTGGTTGCTCATTTCTTTAACCATTTCAAAAGCTTTCTTGGCAAAGGTAGCTCAGCAACCAGTCGGGCAAACAAGTCTTGTATTCAGCAGGGTATGTTCTGAATTTAGAGCAGCAACTGAATCTGATCTACCCTTTTTCTAAGAAGGATGTTAAGAGAGCGTTATTTAGTATTCCTTTGATCAAGAGTCCGGGTCCAGATGGCTTTGGTTCTAGATTTTATAAAGCTCTTTGGAAAGATTTAGGGGATGACATATCTGAGGCGATTTTGCAATTTTTTGAGCATGGAGAGATTCCGGCTGAGTTGAATAACACCATTCTGTCCTTAATCCCTAAGGTTGTTTCTCCTAAATCAACTATTGATTATAGACCTATAGCTTGCTGCAATACGCTCTATAAATGCATATCAAAGATGCTTTGTTTCAGGTTGGCTAAAGTGCTTCCTTTGCTGATTCACCAAAATCAAGGAGCCTTTATCAAGAATAGACAGCTAGCTCATAATATCTTAATTCTTCAAGACTTGCTTCATGGCTATACTAGGAAGACTATTACTCCTAGGTGTTTGATTAAAATCGACTTGAGTAAGGCTTATGATTCAATAGATTGGGTTTTTTTGGAGGATATTTTGGCTGCTTTCTGTTTTCCCAGTAGGTTTATTCAGTGGATCTTGGTTTGCTTGACTGATACTTCCTATTCTTTACTGATGAATGGGAGATTACAAGGTAATTTTGCAGGGAGGAAAGGATTACGGCAAGGAGACCCTATTTCTCCTTTGCTTTTTGTGTTGGTAATGGAATATCTTACAAGGCTCCTTAACCAAACTGCTCAACATAGAGAGTTTCGGTTTCACCCTATGTGTAAGAatcttcagcttgtcaacctctgCTTTGCAGATGATTTGATCCTACTCTGTAAGGGAACCTTCAAATCTGTTAAACTTCTAATGGAGGGTTTTTTGAGTTTTAGTCAGTGTTCAAGGCTGTCGGCTAACCGGACCAAATCTCATATTTACTTTGGGGGTGTAGTGGCTGATGTTAAAAATAACATTTTGAGTTCAATGGTGATTGAAGAAGGGCATTTTCCCTTGAAATATCTAGGAGTTAATCTAAAACCCGCTAGATGGCAAGTTGCTGATTGTAGTGAGATTATCAAGAAGCTGCAAGCTAGACTCCATGTTTGGGCGAGTAGACACTTATCCTTTGCAGGGAGAACTCAATTGATTTTCTCGGTATTACTGGGTATTCGCAACTATTGGATGCAAATTTTTATGCTTCCAATTAGTGTTATTCAAGAAATTGATAGGATCTGTCGTAATTTTTTATGGGGTGCTAATGGCCATTGCAGCAAGTTTCACTGCTCCTCTTGGTCTCAAGTTTGTCTCCCTAAATCATTAGGTGTTCTGGGTTTTAAAGAGGGTTCTAAATGGAACAAAGTGTTACTGGCCAAGTTCATTTGGGCTGTATCTTCGAAGCAGAATATTTTATGGGTGAAATGGATTGATTCCATTTATCTTAGAGGTCATTCATTTTGGTCTTATCATCTGAAACCAGATGTGAGCTGGTACTGGCGCAAGCTTTGCTATTTGAGAGAGGATTGTTCTGAATCTAAAGTTTTGAACTCGGTAATGCATGGCAAATTGAATTTGAAGTCACTTTATCTAAACTGGCTTCAAAGAGCTCCTGTGGCGTTTGCTAAGGCTGTTTGGAGTAGAATCACAGTGCCGAAGCATCGTTTCATTCTCTGGCAGTCGGTTCTTGGCCACTTACTCACTAAAGATAATCTGATCAAGTGCCAAATTTCAGTGAACTCTAGCCTCTATCTGGTTTGTGAGAGAGCTGAGGAATCTCATCATCACTTGTTTTTTGACTGTAGCTTTTCTCATCAGGTTTGGGAGCTGACTAAATACTGGTTAGGCTCTGCTATTTGGTCCAAGACTTTTGTTCAATGGAAGCTGTGGTTAGAAGGGAAGCCCAAAAATCTGGTGCATCACATTGCTATTGCTTCTTTGGCTGCTGCGGTTTATGGCATCTGGTGCAACAGAAATGCATGCTATTTTTCTCATTGCTCCAGCACTCCTCTTTGTTTAGTTAAAATGATTAGATTGAGTTTGAAAACTAGATTTTTTGGCTGTTTGAGTCATAAGTGTTTGGCCAAGAATAGAGCAATTGCTAAGTTGGTTAGGAGTTTATGATTTGGCTTGTAGTTTAGTCTCTGTATTGAGTTTGTTGTAAGTTTGGTGGTGTTTCTAAACTGGCAGTTGTAACTTGTTGTTGTGTGATTAATATACTCCTTTTTCGatcaaaaaaatatcttatttaaattttgagATAATTATGATAAATAATGCTTAGTTTTTGTCACCGAAACTAATTTATAATTACTATATAATAATAACTACGCATCAAATATGTTACTACGTTATAACTAACTGTTTATATTATATGACTGTTTATTATATTCAAATATATAACTACGTTATAGCTAACTGTTTATTTTTTAGCTAGATATATGTTACAAAATAACCAAAACTAAAGTGAAAATCATAGCTAACTACAAGATATATGTATAGCTATTTACGATTATAGCTAACTGTTTATTTTTTAGCTAGATATATGTTACAAAATaaccaattatttaaaaatttatattttttatttaaaaaaatgtgcTATGCGGCATGGTTATATGTTTCTAGTAATTAatttgtataataataataataattaaattaaatttttgtaagtttattaggtgttaaaatcaaagataatgtatatgaatttaaaaattaaataaaaaagataatggattttgtaaatgaattaaaaaattagattaatggagaaaatagaATTAGTGTTTTGAGGAGATTGTAGAGAGATAatgtatatgaatttaaaaatgaaaaaaaaaaagataatggattttgtaaatgaattaaaatattAGATTAATAGAGAAAATAGAATTAGTGCTTTGAAGAGATTGTAAAGTGTCACATAATTtccttgaagctctcatttatatatatatatattattttattttgggatatttgcggcaaaagtacccaatgtttggggtTTGTAACTAACATAGACTCAATCATTTTTTCAGTGGGTAAAATATCCAACGTCaataaaatagtaattatgtCATTGCTCTTATGTTACTCTTCGTTAGGTGGTGATTGGGACGACACATGTCACCACTTAATTGGGTCAtctcataatttaaaaaatatatattatagtaattgattttaaattagaaaaataattaaaaaataaattttacaataaaaaaattaattaattaaaaatattaaaatagaaaatcaattataaatatatttcacATGAAaacttatttgatttttttaaaacaaagctAAAATGTAAAAACTTTGGGATTAGGGTTTCATCATATCTTCTACCTCTCTCATTTTCATCATTCCTCCTCTTCTTCCTCTAAAACAAGTGGCTCATGGGCTAAGAGCTCTGACCTTCGACGACAGCTTTTGGGTGACGAGCTCCGAGCTTCAACGGTGCCTCTTGGGTGACAAGCTTCGACAGGTTCTACAACAGCACCAGAGGCCCTCCATCTCCTCGATGATAACACCCCTGTAGAGCCCTATTGGTGTCGACAATGGTCCTCCATTTCCAGGGGCTTCAACGATGGTCAATGAGGCTAGGGCAAGGCGGGCCAGCCATGAATCGACGAGGATAGGGTTTTGCATTTTTTCTTGTGTTCAAATATGGGTTTATAGTGGGTCAAAAAAAATTGGCTTCAAATCTGGGTTTGAATATTAATCTTAGTTTGTTAATAACTTTGATAATTTATGGGCTTTGGGTAGTTTATAATTTTTGAGTTTTGGGCTGTTGATAATATGTGTTGTTGaatattatgtattattatttcttattggATTGTCTCAATGCACAGATTCGTGGATGTTGAAGAAACATTTGATTAATTTTGGCTTCAAATTTGAGTTTGTTGATAATTTCTGGGTTTATGGTTGTTGATCATTTTTGGGTATATGGTTTATGGGTTGTTGATAATCcgtctttgaatattaagtattgttattttttattggaTTGTTCTGGGATTTTGGGTTCACTattacaaatataggctttctctgtatttttttttcaaccttgaagaaaaagcgcagagaaaaggtttgaatgattctaaaatatcacatttaatactCGCGCCCTATTTTATTGCAGTTTAAAAAAAACGCAGTGTAAAGTTTGAAGGGTGGGGGAGGCGGGGACTTTTCTTCGTGGTTATATAGCAAAAACCATAGAGAAAAGTGTACTTTTCCCTGCGGTTTTTATTTTATAACCGTGGAGAAAACCCATTCTCCTCTGCAAaacaaccctaaaccctaacTTCCCCTCATTTCCCACATTTGACACACGAGAAGATATCAAGGAGCGGCTCCACCTTCCTCCCCAGCCACAGGTAAGTTCCATTTTCaccattttactttttttttttcattttattgcatattaatgctttaaatcaagtaaatttacataatattgatttattttgaagttttaggggaaaaatgaagaaatattgagtgagtttgatggggttttaatgtatgtttatagggtgattttcaagcttttttctaacattttttaaagtttatataggattagaagacattttcattgttcaaaacatgtgttgatcactaaaacttgattttttttaatatatatttcagttttgggtattttttatattatttacctaatttattagttttttaataaagttaatattaattatgATAAATCTTTAGAATGTAttgtattttacataattttttatattataatattgtgatttacataattttttatattataatattatttcttacataattttttatattatttacataatgaatttttttttaagtttatttttgttaattatattattttaggatcaattcaattaccatatatttactaaccaatgtttaaacttttattgtaggaaatatttatttgaatttgaagTGTGTTGAAATaattgaagattaattttgaaggtgggTAATAATTATTACttaattttttacttttattttttatatttacaaactattgttagaggagtttgaatatattagatattcatttgtagtaaagtaggttctgagataaaattgtgtgctacagagataacagaaggttgagaacatgtgtgtcttagtgaagtaggttctataaattatgtgtgtgttgtggtggcttatggttgagaacatgcatgttgtttgttgtatgtgtTTGTTTGATTTGAATTTATTGGTAGTAATAACTTGGGATTTGTTATAAaaatagaggaaactctgccaaatttttcttaagattaatatattaattgaacatgttttataggttaatatatgtaataattatgtttgtttatgttgaaattgtaaatacatatgaattttggatatgtaatagaaatagaggaaactctgcccatttcattATAGAATTTAATAATTGAACATATTTTTGGTCAATTACAATAttcattttcttttcattattgacttaggaattaggtagatattatcattatggataaatcatggattcttgataatagagaaacacaacaatttcaagacggattcaaccaatttttagaattttgccaaaAAAATTGTAATGatccggaaagaattcattgtccatgtatagattgtggtaatggatcaaaaGGAAATAGGGAAATTTGCGGATAAAGTACCACAACTTTACATTTACTTACACTTAAGTACCAATACTTTGTTTTTTGCGGTTAAAGTACCAAACGCTATGTGCTGCTTGCATTCTGTAGATACCACACGTTAACtagtattttttatttgttagagTACACGTGTCATGTAACTATTGGTCcgcaattttattttattttatttaaaaaaaaactcttaaTTTTTGGGAATtcaaatttaaacaaaacaactaaaactaattaaatatttttaattattgccGAAActttttaattttaacttaaacaaataaaataaaccaattaaGTAAAAGAAAAGACCTAAATTTACCCCAACAATCAGTTCCATTAAAGAACCAAAAAATGCTGAAGCAATATAGATTAAACCCACTAGTCAACTTCATATTATatctatataaaaataaataaaccaatatATACTACTAACTATAGTCAGGGTATCCTTTTTCTTCAGATTGTGGAATCATTGTGGAAAGTTTCCACTTCAATTCCCCTCACACTTATTTTCACAAGTATTCTTCGAAACTTAGAGTCGGCGTCTCCAACCTTCAACATTTTTTTGTTCTTTAATGGAACTAATGGTTGGGGTAAATTTAggtcttttctttttcttaattagtttattttatttgttgaagttaaaattaaaaagtttaagcaataattaaaaatattcaatcagtttttgtttttttttgtttaaatttgaattcttaaaaattaagagtttttttttttaaataaaataaaataaaattgtggaCCAATACTTACATGACACGTGTACTCTAACAAGTCAAAAATAATAGTTAACGTGTGGTACCTACGGAATGCAAGCAGTACATAACGTTTGGTACTGTAACTGCCAAAAACAAAGTATTGGTACTTAAGTGTAAGTAAATGTAAAATTGTGGTACTTTATCCGCAAATTTCTCAAatgaaatattaccatgataaagaatcatgtattttgtcagggatttgatacaagttatcgtacatggtgCTGGCATgaggaatcattgaaaaataataatccatatccattcaGGAGAcgaggggttgatgatttgggttatagtgattttgacgatcatcctatggaattgctcgataaagcacaagaagagtttgttgatgatccttcaaaatttgataaattggttagagatgcagataaaccattattcaatggttgtctgaaacaaagattaccaatgatggtaaaattttacaacataaaagcaacAAATGGTGTTagcgataaatgttttagtcaatttttagctgatTTTAAGGAGATTTTCCTGTCAAataattgcttccctgagtctacgtatgaagtgaagaaaaatttaaattgcatagggttgaagtatgagaagatccatgcatgtccgaatgattgtgtgttatatcgtaaagactttgcagacatggacacttacTCAGAATGTGATTTACCtcgctacaaacctaacaagagtaaggagattaggaaacttattccccGGAAAATGATGTGGTATTGCCTTTGATTCCGCGGCTTAAGCGATTATATTGAAGTGTATAACACTTTGAAAACTTCATATGGCATGAGAATAGGCACGTAAAAGATGGTAAACTCTGACATCCTACAGATTCGCAGGCTTAGAAaaaatttaataacttaaatccatAATTTAAAACTAAAGCAAGAAATCTTCATATAGGTCTAGCTGtcgatggtgtaaatccacataaatctctatgtagtaggcatagttcgtggcatgtcttccttgttatgtaaAATCTTCCTCtgtggttagtgatgagaagaaagtttttgatgctcacgttaatgatttcaggcccaaaacaactagggcacgatatagatgtttatttggcaccattaatcaatgatttgaaagatttgtatgaaaatggtgttgaggcatatgacggttttaagaaagaagtctttaacttaaagttgttttgttgtggactgttaataATTTCTCggcttatggtaatctatcaaggttaagcacaaaaggttaccagggatgtccaatatgttgcactaacatAAGGGATCTTCGTCTGTCGAATGGgcacaaaatgtgttatatgggtcatagacgatatttgcccctaaatcatcattataggaaaaaaaatcattttatggTGATAAAAAAACAAGGTGTTTCTTCTTTGCCACTTTcggggcaacaaattcttaaagaagtaaagaaaattgatttcaagtatggaaaaatgaagaaaaataagaaagtaaatggatgtttccaaaggaaatcaattttttttgtctcccttactggaaagatttacttgttcAACATTGTTTGAatgtcatgcatatagaaaaaaaatgtgtgcgaaagtattataggtatatt
The genomic region above belongs to Humulus lupulus chromosome 1, drHumLupu1.1, whole genome shotgun sequence and contains:
- the LOC133829254 gene encoding uncharacterized protein LOC133829254, translating into MVQRKRTTQNPLLRSSSIDRNSITSTHDRVVVEDEGRIDLPEEDFADTATEFSEESFATHGGARLNFEEPLVRDGKLIAQVDREEVEVEASFWQSTMVCVVLGANPPLAVFEGFINRLWGKLGIERIARMNAGHTLAKFRDEATRDMVLESGVVHFDRKPVLLRPRSTNLDKMRLVKSVPVWIRLPDLGLQYWGLKSLSALVSTIGKPMMVDKVTREKSMVKFARVLVDVEISDQVPQCIKFIIERGQLMEQAIEYEWLPTRCSCCKNLGHTATSCRFSKETVWKPKQKVGGPFNEKTEGSFERGEISVMPGVKEQSNVGGGKAVQQDFKGEPPADMGDRQGGTLHKDTTEVVLGSSKGQEMHCSTPKKVGGTKHIIPTAMTLKANKYSLLQENRTERLQKSLGAFLETKLKRNKIEEMMSNVFLGWNWYSDMEVEGRILLVWKEDVVSLTITQSQDQLINCEVKIKGVRQKFCLSFVYGRNTMEERKGLWALLTSSQQVEMPWLVVGDFNAVFEFDDRIGGRPVTELKVEDSRLWKANALLSEINPKGSHFIWSNKQREGSRIFSKLDRCFVNEKWIDSLPDSEHAPESRVLQQEEQEAHDDFVSKSKMYESFLRQKRKINWLRFGDENTAYFHASLKQRRIRNRITYFLNEEGVMIDNNEEVVAHFFNHFKSFLGKEQQLNLIYPFSKKDVKRALFSIPLIKSPGPDGFGSRFYKALWKDLGDDISEAILQFFEHGEIPAELNNTILSLIPKVVSPKSTIDYRPIACCNTLYKCISKMLCFRLAKVLPLLIHQNQGAFIKNRQLAHNILILQDLLHGYTRKTITPRCLIKIDLSKAYDSIDWVFLEDILAAFCFPSRFIQWILVCLTDTSYSLLMNGRLQGNFAGRKGLRQGDPISPLLFVLVMEYLTRLLNQTAQHREFRFHPMCKNLQLVNLCFADDLILLCKGTFKSVKLLMEGFLSFSQCSRLSANRTKSHIYFGGVVADVKNNILSSMVIEEGHFPLKYLGVNLKPARWQVADCSEIIKKLQARLHVWASRHLSFAGRTQLIFSVLLGIRNYWMQIFMLPISVIQEIDRICRNFLWGANGHCSKFHCSSWSQVCLPKSLGVLGFKEGSKWNKVLLAKFIWAVSSKQNILWVKWIDSIYLRGHSFWSYHLKPDVSWYWRKLCYLREDCSESKVLNSVMHGKLNLKSLYLNWLQRAPVAFAKAVWSRITVPKHRFILWQSVLGHLLTKDNLIKCQISVNSSLYLVCERAEESHHHLFFDCSFSHQVWELTKYWLGSAIWSKTFVQWKLWLEGKPKNLVHHIAIASLAAAVYGIWCNRNACYFSHCSSTPLCLVKMIRLSLKTRFFGCLSHKCLAKNRAIAKLVRSL